The Macaca nemestrina isolate mMacNem1 chromosome 6, mMacNem.hap1, whole genome shotgun sequence genome window below encodes:
- the LOC105491956 gene encoding COUP transcription factor 1 isoform X2, protein MFGYSVQRGRMPPTQPNPGQYALTNGDPLNGHCYLSGYISLLLRAEPYPTSRYGSQCMQPNNIMGIENICELAARLLFSAVEWARNIPFFPDLQITDQVSLLRLTWSELFVLNAAQCSMPLHVAPLLAAAGLHASPMSADRVVAFMDHIRIFQEQVEKLKALHVDSAEYSCLKAIVLFTSDACGLSDAAHIESLQEKSQCALEEYVRSQYPNQPSRFGKLLLRLPSLRTVSSSVIEQLFFVRLVGKTPIETLIRDMLLSGSSFNWPYMSIQCS, encoded by the exons ATGTTTGGCTACT CGGTTCAGCGAGGAAGAATGCCTCCAACCCAGCCCAATCCAGGCCAGTACGCACTCACCAACGGGGACCCCCTCAACGGCCACTGCTACCTGTCCGGCTACATCTCGCTGCTGCTGCGCGCCGAGCCCTACCCCACGTCGCGCTACGGCAGCCAGTGCATGCAGCCCAACAACATTATGGGCATCGAGAACATCTGCGAGCTGGCGGCGCGCCTGCTCTTCAGCGCCGTCGAGTGGGCCCGCAACATCCCCTTCTTCCCGGATCTGCAGATCACCGACCAGGTGTCCCTGCTACGCCTCACCTGGAGCGAGCTGTTCGTGCTCAACGCGGCCCAGTGCTCTATGCCGCTGCACGTGGCGCCGCTGCTGGCCGCCGCCGGCCTGCACGCCTCGCCCATGTCCGCCGACCGCGTCGTGGCCTTCATGGACCACATCCGCATCTTCCAGGAGCAGGTGGAGAAGCTCAAGGCGCTGCACGTCGACTCGGCCGAGTACAGCTGCCTCAAAGCCATCGTGCTGTTCACGTCAG ACGCCTGTGGCCTGTCGGATGCGGCCCATATCGAGAGCCTGCAGGAGAAGTCGCAGTGCGCACTGGAGGAGTATGTGAGGAGTCAGTACCCCAACCAGCCCAGCCGCTTCGGCAAACTGCTGCTGCGACTGCCCTCGCTGCGCACCGTGTCCTCCTCTGTCATCGAGCAGCTCTTCTTCGTCCGTTTGGTAGGTAAAACCCCCATCGAAACTCTCATCCGCGATATGTTACTGTCTGGGAGCAGCTTCAACTGGCCTTACATGTCCATCCAGTGCTCCTAG
- the LOC105491956 gene encoding COUP transcription factor 1 isoform X1 gives MAMVVSSWRDPQDDVAGGNPGGPNPAAQAARGGGGGAGEQQQQAGSGAPHTPQTPGQPGAPATPGTAGDKGQGPPGSGQSQQHIECVVCGDKSSGKHYGQFTCEGCKSFFKRSVRRNLTYTCRANRNCPIDQHHRNQCQYCRLKKCLKVGMRREAVQRGRMPPTQPNPGQYALTNGDPLNGHCYLSGYISLLLRAEPYPTSRYGSQCMQPNNIMGIENICELAARLLFSAVEWARNIPFFPDLQITDQVSLLRLTWSELFVLNAAQCSMPLHVAPLLAAAGLHASPMSADRVVAFMDHIRIFQEQVEKLKALHVDSAEYSCLKAIVLFTSDACGLSDAAHIESLQEKSQCALEEYVRSQYPNQPSRFGKLLLRLPSLRTVSSSVIEQLFFVRLVGKTPIETLIRDMLLSGSSFNWPYMSIQCS, from the exons ATGGCAATGGTAGTTAGCAGCTGGCGAGATCCGCAGGACGACGTGGCCGGGGGCAACCCCGGCGGCCCCAACCCCGCAGCGCAGGCggcccgcggcggcggcggcggcgccggcgagcagcagcagcaggcggGCTCGGGCGCGCCGCACACGCCGCAGACCCCGGGCCAGCCCGGAGCGCCCGCCACCCCCGGCACGGCGGGGGACAAGGGCCAGGGCCCGCCCGGTTCGGGCCAGAGCCAGCAGCACATCGAGTGCGTGGTGTGCGGGGACAAGTCGAGCGGCAAGCACTACGGCCAATTCACCTGCGAGGGCTGCAAAAGTTTCTTCAAGAGGAGCGTCCGCAGGAACTTAACTTACACATGCCGTGCCAACAGGAACTGTCCCATCGACCAGCACCACCGCAACCAGTGCCAATACTGCCGCCTCAAGAAGTGCCTCAAAGTGGGCATGAGGCGGGAAG CGGTTCAGCGAGGAAGAATGCCTCCAACCCAGCCCAATCCAGGCCAGTACGCACTCACCAACGGGGACCCCCTCAACGGCCACTGCTACCTGTCCGGCTACATCTCGCTGCTGCTGCGCGCCGAGCCCTACCCCACGTCGCGCTACGGCAGCCAGTGCATGCAGCCCAACAACATTATGGGCATCGAGAACATCTGCGAGCTGGCGGCGCGCCTGCTCTTCAGCGCCGTCGAGTGGGCCCGCAACATCCCCTTCTTCCCGGATCTGCAGATCACCGACCAGGTGTCCCTGCTACGCCTCACCTGGAGCGAGCTGTTCGTGCTCAACGCGGCCCAGTGCTCTATGCCGCTGCACGTGGCGCCGCTGCTGGCCGCCGCCGGCCTGCACGCCTCGCCCATGTCCGCCGACCGCGTCGTGGCCTTCATGGACCACATCCGCATCTTCCAGGAGCAGGTGGAGAAGCTCAAGGCGCTGCACGTCGACTCGGCCGAGTACAGCTGCCTCAAAGCCATCGTGCTGTTCACGTCAG ACGCCTGTGGCCTGTCGGATGCGGCCCATATCGAGAGCCTGCAGGAGAAGTCGCAGTGCGCACTGGAGGAGTATGTGAGGAGTCAGTACCCCAACCAGCCCAGCCGCTTCGGCAAACTGCTGCTGCGACTGCCCTCGCTGCGCACCGTGTCCTCCTCTGTCATCGAGCAGCTCTTCTTCGTCCGTTTGGTAGGTAAAACCCCCATCGAAACTCTCATCCGCGATATGTTACTGTCTGGGAGCAGCTTCAACTGGCCTTACATGTCCATCCAGTGCTCCTAG
- the LOC105491959 gene encoding serine/arginine repetitive matrix protein 1-like produces MAQAAAGSGAGRSAGGGGHGPRRAHRLALRLARTPAHTHTRTHTRSPAPGARPPARRPLGLRAARWLSRHRGSRRGRRRRRRRRRRRSRLQAPLELPPELLRRAPLEEPGPGPESEQESGPQPERERRPGPPAPPPPLSRREPSPGSGVQGAR; encoded by the coding sequence ATGGCACAGGCGGCAGCCGGGAGCGGCGCGGGGCGCAGCGCCGGGGGCGGCGGGCATGGGCCACGGCGCGCGCACAGACTCGCCCTCCGCCTCGCCCGCACCcccgcgcacacacacactcgcacacacactCGCTCACCCGCGCCGggcgcccgcccgcccgcccgccggcCGCTCGGGCTACGCGCAGCGCGCTGGCTGAGCCGACATAGAGGAAGCCGGCGAgggcggaggcggcggcggcggcggcggaggaggAGGTCGCGGCTGCAGGCGCCGCTGGAGCTGCCGCCGGAGCTGCTGCGGCGAGCGCCGCTGGAGGAGCCCGGGCCCGGGCCGGAGTCCGAGCAGGAGTCGGGGCCGCAGCCGGAGCGCGAGCGGAGGCCGGGGccgcccgcgccgccgccgccgctgtcCCGGCGGGAGCCCTCGCCGGGCTCGGGAGTGCAGGGAGCGCG